In Devosia sp. 1566, a single genomic region encodes these proteins:
- the mscL gene encoding large conductance mechanosensitive channel protein MscL, with amino-acid sequence MLKEFRDFAMRGNMIDLAVGVIIGAAFGAIVSSIVDDIFMPIIGLLVGGIDFSNLFIVLSNPDGVPVPSIEAARAAGVATLNIGLFINAVVKFLIIAFALFLVVKVINRLKREEATDPGPAEPTRQEVLLTEIRDALRQSPVQPTGK; translated from the coding sequence ATGCTCAAGGAATTTCGCGACTTCGCCATGCGGGGTAATATGATCGATCTCGCCGTCGGTGTGATCATCGGCGCCGCTTTCGGGGCTATTGTCTCGTCTATAGTTGACGACATCTTTATGCCGATTATAGGATTGTTGGTCGGCGGCATCGATTTCTCCAATTTGTTTATTGTTCTTTCCAATCCCGACGGCGTTCCTGTTCCCTCAATTGAAGCTGCCCGCGCCGCTGGAGTTGCAACCCTCAATATCGGCCTGTTCATCAATGCCGTGGTCAAGTTCCTCATCATCGCTTTCGCGCTGTTTCTCGTGGTCAAGGTGATCAACCGCCTCAAGCGGGAGGAGGCTACCGACCCCGGCCCGGCCGAGCCGACCCGGCAAGAAGTTCTGCTCACCGAAATCCGGGACGCGCTGCGGCAAAGCCCGGTCCAGCCGACGGGAAAATAG
- a CDS encoding LuxR C-terminal-related transcriptional regulator, translated as MSEHPYYHSFLNRDRLIHIVDADPAVCEALSVLFRLEGFQTTFSLDAAHFAAAMERRRPDAVVLNFELGDQSGLGLLQRIKAARHSTPVFMLAQTSQVDAIVTAMKLGASDVVTKPINSDYLLSAVRAAMRHEAHLGGGQQSGRPVEVRGFSQLTPREREVLQLISNGRSNKEAGRQLGISPRTIEVHRARVMEKLGARNTADLMRIVLTS; from the coding sequence ATGAGCGAACACCCTTATTACCATTCCTTTTTGAACCGTGACCGACTGATCCATATTGTTGATGCCGACCCGGCCGTGTGCGAAGCACTAAGCGTGCTGTTCCGGCTGGAAGGTTTTCAAACAACTTTCTCGCTGGACGCCGCCCATTTCGCCGCCGCCATGGAGCGTCGGCGTCCTGATGCCGTGGTGCTCAATTTCGAACTCGGCGACCAAAGCGGCCTGGGCTTGCTGCAGCGCATCAAGGCGGCACGCCACAGCACGCCGGTGTTCATGCTCGCCCAAACCTCGCAGGTCGATGCCATTGTCACGGCAATGAAGCTTGGCGCCTCCGATGTGGTCACCAAGCCCATCAACAGCGATTATCTGCTTAGTGCCGTGCGGGCGGCCATGCGCCACGAAGCTCATCTTGGCGGCGGCCAGCAGTCGGGCCGCCCGGTGGAAGTGCGCGGCTTTTCCCAGCTGACGCCGCGCGAGCGCGAAGTGCTGCAGCTGATTTCCAATGGCCGCTCCAACAAGGAAGCCGGCCGCCAGCTCGGAATTTCGCCGCGCACCATCGAAGTGCATCGCGCCCGGGTGATGGAAAAGCTGGGCGCCCGCAACACGGCCGACCTCATGCGCATCGTGCTCACGAGCTGA
- a CDS encoding lipocalin family protein, with translation MRLPIALVAALIAAAPASAQEAGTTTALEINPQSYTGLWYEIARTPTPYQEDCEGGVTATYSLLDETSVEVINRCDRASGDEQGVVGTAEVVNGNFNTFSVEFGEDSGAPGVNYVVAAVGEEDGGQYPWAAVYSPEGNTGWILAREPELSAKERKEAEEALSEVGVDLAQLSDTAQPPQSYDPAAE, from the coding sequence ATGCGTTTGCCCATCGCCCTTGTTGCAGCATTGATCGCAGCGGCTCCTGCCTCGGCCCAGGAAGCTGGCACCACAACAGCGCTGGAAATCAACCCGCAGTCTTATACCGGCCTTTGGTACGAGATTGCGCGCACGCCCACGCCCTACCAGGAGGACTGCGAGGGTGGCGTGACGGCCACCTATAGTCTGCTTGATGAAACCAGCGTCGAGGTAATCAACCGCTGCGATCGTGCTTCAGGCGATGAGCAGGGCGTGGTTGGTACGGCTGAAGTGGTCAATGGCAACTTCAACACGTTCTCGGTGGAGTTTGGCGAAGATAGCGGCGCTCCAGGCGTCAACTATGTCGTGGCGGCAGTTGGCGAGGAAGACGGCGGGCAATATCCCTGGGCGGCGGTTTATTCGCCAGAGGGCAATACCGGCTGGATCCTGGCGCGCGAGCCCGAATTGAGTGCGAAAGAGCGCAAGGAAGCTGAGGAAGCCTTAAGCGAGGTCGGCGTGGACCTGGCGCAGCTTTCGGATACCGCTCAGCCCCCCCAAAGCTATGATCCGGCAGCCGAATAA
- a CDS encoding NAD(P)-binding domain-containing protein, with product MRGPRAGAPIMKIGIIGIGHIGSTLARKLAQNGHEVRVANSKGADAVKAFADEIGAIAADAAGAVADAEVVILSVPFPAVTKLAAEIAGVPASVPVIDTGNYYPDMRDPHIAAIDNGMTESVWVSQQLGRPVIKAFNNILADSLKDLGRPRGAPDRLAIAVAGDDDAQKRIAMSIVDEVGFDPVDAGSLDDSWRQQPSTPAYCCDWNAEETIRALAAAKQGAATAKRDRLPEQFAKLGANPTHAQVIAANREANAP from the coding sequence GTGAGGGGGCCTCGAGCTGGAGCACCCATCATGAAAATCGGCATTATCGGCATTGGCCATATCGGCAGCACGCTGGCGCGCAAGCTTGCCCAAAATGGCCACGAGGTTCGGGTGGCAAACTCAAAAGGTGCGGACGCGGTGAAGGCATTCGCCGACGAGATTGGCGCCATTGCCGCCGATGCAGCTGGGGCTGTTGCCGACGCTGAGGTGGTGATCCTTTCGGTCCCCTTTCCGGCCGTAACCAAGCTTGCCGCAGAGATTGCGGGCGTGCCTGCCTCGGTGCCGGTGATCGACACCGGCAACTACTATCCTGACATGCGTGACCCTCACATTGCGGCGATCGACAACGGCATGACGGAAAGCGTTTGGGTTTCCCAACAGCTTGGGCGGCCGGTGATCAAGGCGTTCAACAACATCCTGGCGGATTCATTGAAAGATCTGGGTCGGCCACGGGGGGCACCCGACAGGCTGGCGATAGCCGTGGCCGGCGACGACGATGCCCAAAAGCGCATCGCCATGAGCATTGTGGACGAAGTGGGCTTTGATCCGGTCGATGCCGGCTCACTTGACGATAGCTGGCGGCAGCAGCCGTCCACCCCTGCTTATTGCTGTGACTGGAATGCAGAAGAGACCATCCGCGCATTGGCGGCCGCCAAACAGGGTGCCGCAACGGCCAAGCGCGACCGGCTGCCGGAACAATTTGCCAAGCTGGGCGCCAACCCCACCCATGCGCAAGTCATTGCGGCCAACCGGGAGGCCAACGCTCCATGA
- the hemA gene encoding 5-aminolevulinate synthase, with the protein MDYRGIFEDAVDSLRAEKRYRVFADLERIAGRFPKAIFRDEADNAREITIWCSNDYLGMGQHEAVIGAMQETAGRLGVGAGGTRNISGTNRPLVELERSLADLHRKEGALVFTSGFVSNEAAISTIARLLPDCVIFSDQLNHASMIQGVRQSGMQKHIFRHNDVAHLRELLAATDRKRPKLICFESVYSMDGDIAPIEAICDLAEEFGALTYIDEVHAVGMYGARGGGIAERDGLMDRIDIIEGTLAKGFGVMGGYIAANKSIIDAVRSYAPEFIFTTALPPALCAAARASIEHLKASQTERAMQQRQARLLKAMLSDAGLPVMETETHIVPVMVGDARQCKAASDMLLDKHNIYIQPINYPTVPKGTERLRITPTPLHTDEMIFALRHALVSVWTSLELPREPADAAITASKLTSGNLTLPTSGG; encoded by the coding sequence ATGGACTATCGCGGAATCTTCGAAGATGCGGTGGACTCGTTGCGAGCGGAAAAGCGCTACCGAGTGTTTGCCGATCTGGAGCGGATTGCCGGACGCTTTCCCAAGGCGATCTTTCGCGATGAAGCCGACAATGCGCGTGAAATCACCATCTGGTGCTCCAATGACTATCTGGGCATGGGCCAGCATGAGGCCGTGATCGGCGCCATGCAGGAAACTGCGGGTCGGCTCGGGGTCGGCGCCGGCGGCACGCGCAATATTTCGGGCACCAACCGGCCGCTGGTCGAGCTTGAGCGTTCGCTCGCCGACCTGCACCGCAAGGAAGGCGCGCTGGTCTTTACCTCGGGCTTTGTGTCCAACGAAGCAGCGATCTCCACCATTGCCCGGCTCCTGCCCGATTGCGTGATCTTTTCGGACCAGCTCAACCATGCCTCGATGATCCAGGGCGTGCGCCAGTCGGGGATGCAAAAGCACATCTTCCGGCACAATGATGTGGCGCATCTGCGCGAATTGCTGGCCGCGACCGACCGCAAGCGCCCCAAGCTCATTTGCTTTGAGTCGGTTTATTCGATGGATGGCGACATCGCGCCGATCGAGGCGATCTGCGATCTGGCCGAGGAATTCGGCGCGCTGACCTATATCGATGAAGTGCATGCCGTCGGCATGTATGGCGCGCGCGGCGGCGGCATTGCCGAGCGCGACGGGCTGATGGACCGGATCGACATCATCGAGGGCACCCTGGCCAAGGGCTTTGGCGTGATGGGCGGCTATATCGCCGCCAACAAGTCGATCATCGATGCGGTGCGCTCCTATGCACCCGAATTCATCTTCACCACCGCCCTGCCCCCGGCCCTTTGCGCCGCAGCGCGGGCATCCATCGAGCACCTCAAGGCATCCCAGACCGAGCGCGCCATGCAGCAGCGCCAGGCGCGGCTGCTCAAGGCAATGCTCAGCGATGCGGGCCTGCCGGTGATGGAAACCGAAACCCATATCGTGCCGGTGATGGTGGGCGATGCACGCCAGTGCAAGGCGGCCAGCGACATGCTGCTCGACAAACATAATATCTATATCCAGCCCATCAACTACCCCACCGTCCCCAAAGGGACCGAGCGGCTGCGGATCACCCCGACCCCGCTCCATACCGACGAGATGATCTTTGCACTGCGCCACGCGCTGGTCAGCGTCTGGACAAGCCTCGAGCTACCGCGCGAGCCGGCCGATGCCGCCATCACGGCGAGCAAGCTAACCTCGGGCAATCTAACGCTGCCGACCAGCGGCGGCTAA
- a CDS encoding SDR family oxidoreductase, whose product MTEYSRYPSLAGTPVVISGGASGIGECLVRSFAAQGAKVGFVDIAQTVGDSLAAELVAAGHQVRFTPCDVTDTAAYQAAIAGFAEAHGDALVLVNNAAHDQRHNWSEVTPQYWDDRMGVNLKHSFFAIQAVAPGMQAAGRGSIINTGSISWMIMSPSIPVYETAKAATHGLTRAMARELGKSGIRVNTVVPGWVMTERQLTHWIDPAAEQLIDASQALAGRVYPEDIARMVLFLASEDSAMISAQQFLVDGGWANT is encoded by the coding sequence TTGACTGAATATAGCCGTTATCCAAGCCTAGCCGGCACTCCCGTCGTGATCTCTGGCGGTGCCTCGGGCATCGGCGAATGCCTCGTGCGCAGTTTTGCCGCCCAAGGCGCCAAAGTCGGCTTTGTCGATATTGCACAAACCGTCGGCGACAGCCTTGCTGCCGAACTCGTGGCCGCCGGCCATCAGGTGCGCTTCACCCCTTGCGATGTCACCGATACCGCCGCCTACCAGGCCGCCATTGCGGGCTTTGCCGAAGCCCATGGGGATGCCCTGGTGCTGGTCAACAATGCCGCCCACGATCAGCGTCACAACTGGAGCGAAGTGACCCCGCAATACTGGGACGATCGCATGGGGGTCAATCTCAAGCACAGCTTCTTTGCCATCCAGGCCGTCGCCCCCGGCATGCAGGCGGCCGGTCGCGGCTCGATCATCAACACCGGCTCGATCAGCTGGATGATCATGTCACCCAGCATCCCTGTTTATGAAACCGCCAAGGCCGCCACCCATGGCCTTACCCGCGCCATGGCGCGCGAACTGGGCAAGTCCGGCATTCGCGTCAACACCGTTGTGCCCGGCTGGGTGATGACCGAGCGCCAGCTCACCCACTGGATCGACCCAGCGGCTGAACAACTGATCGATGCCAGCCAGGCCCTTGCCGGCCGGGTGTATCCCGAAGACATCGCTCGCATGGTTTTGTTTCTCGCCAGCGAGGACAGCGCCATGATCTCGGCGCAACAATTCCTCGTCGATGGCGGCTGGGCCAACACCTGA
- a CDS encoding OmpA family protein, giving the protein MKSKLLVAGLAALALSACSSINPYTGESQLSNTAGGALLGTGGGAITGALVGAAVGGDPRVGALIGAGVGGLAGAAIGDYMDDQEAELRAQLQGTGVSVTRVGQQIILNMPSNITFATDQASVQPQFNQTLVSVALVLKKFDQTIVDVYGHTDSQGDDNYNLSLSQRRAVAVATILANQGIDQRRFFIEGKGETSPIASNAAESGRAQNRRVEIQISPINR; this is encoded by the coding sequence ATGAAGTCCAAGCTACTCGTTGCCGGCCTTGCCGCCCTGGCGCTCAGCGCCTGCTCCAGCATCAATCCATATACTGGCGAATCCCAGCTCTCCAACACCGCCGGCGGCGCCCTTCTGGGCACGGGCGGTGGCGCCATCACCGGCGCTCTTGTCGGCGCTGCCGTGGGCGGGGACCCACGCGTGGGCGCCCTGATCGGCGCCGGCGTGGGCGGTCTCGCCGGCGCTGCCATTGGCGATTACATGGACGACCAGGAAGCCGAACTGCGCGCCCAATTGCAGGGCACTGGCGTGTCGGTGACCCGCGTTGGCCAGCAGATCATCCTCAACATGCCTTCCAACATCACCTTCGCCACCGACCAGGCGAGCGTGCAGCCCCAGTTCAACCAGACCCTGGTTTCTGTCGCGCTGGTGCTCAAGAAGTTCGACCAGACCATCGTCGACGTCTATGGCCACACGGACTCGCAGGGTGACGACAACTACAATCTAAGCCTGTCGCAGCGCCGTGCCGTAGCGGTTGCTACCATCCTGGCCAATCAGGGCATCGACCAGCGGCGCTTCTTCATTGAAGGCAAGGGAGAAACCAGCCCGATCGCCTCCAACGCCGCCGAATCCGGCCGCGCCCAGAACCGTCGCGTAGAGATCCAGATTTCGCCGATAAATCGCTGA
- a CDS encoding PRC-barrel domain-containing protein — MAYEQASGQDVYVKETHDLIGSDKVEGTKVFDRSGEHIGSIERLMLEKRSGKVSYAVLKFGGFLGIGDEHYPLPWSKLEYDEALGGYRVDITREQLEGAPRYDRDDDAYWSADNGLRLYEYYGVPPYRS, encoded by the coding sequence ATGGCTTATGAACAAGCTTCCGGGCAGGACGTCTATGTCAAGGAAACGCACGACCTGATCGGTTCAGACAAGGTCGAGGGCACCAAGGTGTTCGACCGATCCGGCGAGCATATTGGCTCGATCGAGCGGCTCATGCTGGAAAAGCGCAGCGGCAAGGTCAGCTATGCCGTACTAAAGTTCGGCGGCTTCCTCGGGATCGGCGACGAGCATTACCCGCTGCCTTGGTCCAAGCTCGAGTATGATGAAGCCCTAGGCGGCTACCGGGTGGATATCACGCGCGAGCAACTGGAAGGGGCGCCCCGCTACGACCGCGACGATGACGCTTATTGGAGCGCCGACAACGGCTTGCGGCTCTACGAGTATTACGGGGTGCCGCCCTACCGGAGTTAG
- a CDS encoding ABC transporter transmembrane domain-containing protein: MTLTFLVLSTSASLFIPLFFGRMIDTGFVARDLGTVGHHAWIIGLFGAAAALANGIRFYHIAYIGERIVADIRLSVFTHLLSLDPAFFDRHRVGDLASRLNGDVSTIKAAITATASTALRALVTMAGAFLFMLTTNVFLTVAVVMAAPFIMLPLLLMARRLRSMSRRSQDALADLAARSTEVLSAMRTVKSFTREREEVGRYQAIGEGSFRSEIGRLKSRAVMMSLLMLLSSTAMIFVIWWGAQAVFHGLASTGELTQFLLYAWMGAGALATLSEVAGSLHVVAGSTERVVEILSTPATIATPAAPEALPADGTGVIAFRNVTFRYQPDDPEPVLDRLSFEAKSGQTIALVGSSGAGKSTIFSLLQRFYDVESGAILVDGVDVRRADLHQLRRRIAVVEQEPTIFSGTVEDNVRFGDTQASRDAVVAACEMALAHEFITAMPLGYDTPVGERGVTLSGGQRQRLAIARAVLKNAPILLLDEATSALDSNSERLVQTAISRLRSGRTTLVIAHRLATIRTADTILVISRGRIVDQGSHDELMGRDGPYADLARLQFSLAVA, translated from the coding sequence TTGACCCTCACCTTCTTGGTGTTGTCGACGTCGGCGTCCTTGTTCATCCCCCTGTTTTTCGGGCGTATGATCGACACCGGCTTTGTGGCAAGGGACCTGGGTACGGTGGGCCATCATGCCTGGATCATCGGACTATTCGGGGCCGCCGCCGCCCTTGCCAATGGCATTCGCTTTTATCACATAGCCTATATCGGCGAGCGCATCGTCGCCGATATCCGTTTGTCCGTGTTCACCCATCTCCTGAGCCTCGATCCCGCCTTCTTCGATCGCCACCGCGTGGGTGATCTCGCATCTCGCCTTAATGGCGATGTGTCGACCATCAAAGCCGCAATCACCGCCACAGCGTCAACCGCGCTGCGGGCTCTGGTCACCATGGCCGGGGCGTTCCTGTTCATGCTGACTACGAATGTGTTCCTCACAGTCGCCGTGGTCATGGCGGCGCCGTTCATCATGCTGCCGCTGCTGCTCATGGCGCGCCGCTTGCGCAGCATGTCTCGGCGCAGCCAGGACGCGCTAGCTGATCTTGCGGCCCGCTCCACCGAAGTGCTGAGTGCCATGCGCACGGTGAAATCCTTTACCCGCGAGCGTGAGGAGGTTGGCCGTTATCAGGCAATCGGGGAGGGCAGTTTTCGCTCCGAAATCGGACGGCTCAAGTCGCGCGCGGTAATGATGTCGCTGCTGATGCTGCTGTCGAGTACCGCGATGATCTTCGTGATCTGGTGGGGCGCCCAGGCGGTCTTCCATGGGCTGGCCAGCACAGGAGAACTGACTCAATTTCTGCTTTATGCCTGGATGGGGGCAGGGGCGCTCGCCACCCTATCGGAGGTGGCCGGGTCGCTCCATGTGGTCGCCGGTTCAACCGAGCGCGTGGTGGAAATCCTGAGCACCCCCGCAACAATCGCCACCCCCGCTGCGCCCGAGGCCTTGCCCGCAGACGGCACGGGAGTCATCGCGTTCCGCAACGTCACTTTTCGCTACCAGCCAGACGATCCGGAACCTGTGCTTGACCGCCTGAGCTTTGAGGCCAAGAGCGGCCAGACCATCGCCCTGGTGGGATCCTCCGGCGCGGGCAAGTCCACCATCTTTTCGCTTCTGCAGCGATTTTATGACGTCGAGAGCGGCGCGATTCTCGTCGACGGCGTGGATGTGCGGCGGGCGGATCTGCATCAGTTGCGCCGCCGAATTGCGGTGGTGGAGCAAGAGCCCACCATCTTCTCCGGCACCGTCGAGGACAATGTCCGCTTCGGCGACACGCAGGCCAGCCGGGATGCGGTGGTTGCTGCTTGCGAGATGGCGCTGGCGCACGAATTCATCACCGCGATGCCGCTGGGCTATGACACGCCAGTTGGCGAGCGTGGCGTGACCTTATCAGGCGGGCAGCGCCAGCGCCTGGCCATTGCCCGCGCCGTGCTGAAAAACGCGCCGATCCTGCTGCTCGACGAAGCCACCAGCGCCCTCGACTCCAACAGTGAGCGGCTGGTGCAGACGGCCATTTCCCGGCTGCGCAGTGGGCGCACGACCCTCGTGATCGCTCACCGCCTTGCCACTATCCGCACAGCCGATACCATCCTGGTGATCAGCCGTGGCCGGATCGTCGACCAGGGCTCGCATGACGAACTGATGGGCCGCGATGGGCCATACGCCGACCTCGCCCGCCTGCAGTTCAGTTTGGCAGTTGCCTGA
- a CDS encoding Wzz/FepE/Etk N-terminal domain-containing protein, translating into MKDTQSSSHWSAGSARHRNLELVNTVRRPELDDELSSDIRFIDIGKILMALRRQMPVVLAAALLGACFGVGYLMLAPRSYVSVSQIMIDPRVGAVINDEESTSSLAGGETDILNQLEVLRSTRLAGEVARGENFGSDQTFLNPPPSFTGRVRGMIGDLVGMLLNRPPVEPERLTELPDDMVAGLLRRNVLVERVGRSYVISLGYRSPDPELAHRIASAYADAFVQDQLNTNLDASRTAADWLQQRLTELSVSQQEASRAVEEFRRSADLSLADSDNLVTQRSETLTQQLVLAQANTAQMRAQAEQLQVTLAGGPEGLAGQSRVLSDGSLDAGNVAELLSRQNTITARIAEITSNFGLDHPQIAALETELRSVRNEIFNRLRDRLDYYRDQVAVAERREAELRNNLAAESALASQSNQDRVQLNELQQRAEALNLLYNSFLSRYEELLQRQSFPIPTARIISPAEMPLAASSPNLLFSLIGATMGGLFIGALLAFLREIRDRSFRIGEQITSELGLRFVGYLPCLRGRRSKAGEGQTGTIFKEASVYRAAHQLILRQKPSAPTSAFAETLRSGKLALDAAAPNNNQVVGIVSALPGEGKTTVAIAFAEMLSAGGSRVVLLDADLRHQGASRLLAPGVRPGLLQIAEGADWRSLICIEDATGLSVLPAGGAGANAKNREFLGSPSMLQLIGELRKEFDYVVIDLPPLAPVVDANVVLPWTDAFLLVVQWGKTPRRLVRSLLEKDSVLAAHIQGALLNKVNFADLPSFSAPDGSERYLSTFKNYYREPARGKA; encoded by the coding sequence TTGAAGGACACCCAATCCAGCAGCCATTGGTCTGCCGGCTCCGCCCGCCACCGCAATCTCGAACTGGTCAATACCGTGCGGCGCCCTGAGCTCGACGATGAGCTCTCATCCGATATTCGCTTCATCGATATTGGCAAGATCCTGATGGCGCTCCGCCGCCAAATGCCAGTTGTGCTCGCCGCAGCACTGCTTGGCGCCTGCTTTGGCGTTGGTTACCTCATGCTCGCGCCGCGCAGCTATGTTTCGGTCAGCCAGATCATGATCGACCCCCGGGTAGGCGCCGTGATCAATGACGAAGAGAGCACATCCTCGCTGGCGGGTGGCGAGACTGACATCCTCAATCAACTTGAGGTCCTGCGATCCACCAGGCTTGCGGGCGAAGTCGCGCGTGGCGAAAACTTCGGTTCGGACCAGACCTTCCTCAACCCGCCGCCTTCATTTACCGGCCGCGTGCGCGGCATGATCGGCGATCTCGTCGGAATGCTGCTGAACCGGCCGCCAGTGGAGCCGGAGCGCCTGACCGAACTCCCCGACGACATGGTCGCCGGCCTGCTGCGCCGAAACGTTCTCGTAGAGCGGGTCGGCCGCAGCTATGTGATCAGCCTGGGCTATCGTTCGCCAGACCCGGAGCTTGCCCATCGGATTGCCTCTGCTTACGCCGACGCTTTCGTGCAGGACCAGCTCAACACCAATCTCGATGCATCACGGACCGCGGCGGACTGGCTGCAGCAACGCTTGACCGAGCTGAGCGTCAGCCAGCAAGAAGCCAGCCGTGCCGTCGAGGAGTTTCGTCGGAGCGCCGACCTTTCTCTTGCCGATAGCGACAATCTCGTCACCCAGCGCTCCGAAACGCTAACCCAGCAACTGGTCTTGGCCCAAGCCAATACGGCGCAAATGCGGGCACAGGCAGAGCAACTGCAAGTAACTCTGGCGGGTGGTCCTGAAGGGCTGGCCGGGCAGTCGCGAGTGCTATCCGACGGCAGCCTTGATGCTGGCAATGTCGCAGAGCTGCTCAGCCGCCAGAACACTATCACGGCCCGGATCGCCGAGATCACCAGCAATTTCGGACTCGATCATCCCCAGATCGCTGCCCTCGAGACTGAGCTCCGTTCCGTGAGGAATGAGATTTTCAATCGGCTGCGTGACAGGCTCGACTATTATCGTGACCAGGTCGCGGTTGCCGAACGACGCGAGGCGGAACTGCGTAACAATCTGGCGGCGGAAAGCGCGCTGGCTTCGCAGTCCAACCAGGACCGCGTGCAACTCAACGAATTGCAGCAACGCGCCGAAGCCCTCAATCTCTTGTATAATTCTTTCCTGTCCCGCTACGAAGAACTTCTGCAGCGCCAGTCATTTCCGATTCCGACGGCCCGCATCATCAGCCCTGCCGAAATGCCACTGGCTGCCTCCAGTCCTAACTTGCTGTTCTCGCTGATCGGCGCGACCATGGGGGGCCTGTTCATCGGCGCGCTGCTCGCCTTTCTGCGCGAAATCCGAGACCGCTCCTTCCGCATCGGCGAACAAATCACCAGCGAACTTGGGCTACGGTTTGTTGGCTATCTGCCCTGTCTACGTGGGCGGCGCAGCAAGGCAGGTGAGGGCCAGACGGGCACGATTTTCAAGGAGGCCTCTGTTTACCGCGCCGCTCACCAATTGATCCTCCGCCAGAAGCCGTCCGCACCCACTTCCGCCTTTGCCGAAACTCTGCGTTCGGGCAAGCTGGCGCTGGATGCGGCAGCCCCGAACAACAATCAGGTCGTCGGCATCGTTTCGGCGCTCCCGGGCGAAGGCAAGACCACTGTCGCGATAGCCTTTGCCGAAATGCTCTCTGCCGGAGGCTCGCGGGTCGTGCTGCTGGATGCCGATCTTCGGCATCAGGGCGCAAGTAGGCTCCTCGCGCCCGGGGTACGTCCAGGCTTGCTCCAGATCGCTGAAGGCGCGGACTGGCGCAGCCTGATTTGCATTGAGGACGCAACCGGTCTCTCAGTGCTTCCGGCAGGGGGCGCCGGTGCCAACGCGAAGAACCGGGAGTTCCTGGGCTCACCATCCATGCTGCAGTTGATTGGTGAGCTCCGCAAGGAGTTTGATTATGTAGTCATCGACCTGCCGCCCTTGGCGCCGGTGGTTGACGCCAACGTCGTCCTGCCCTGGACCGATGCCTTCCTGCTGGTGGTGCAGTGGGGTAAGACCCCGCGCCGACTGGTGCGTTCGTTGCTCGAGAAGGACTCGGTGCTGGCCGCCCATATTCAGGGCGCGCTGCTCAACAAGGTCAACTTTGCAGATCTACCCAGCTTCAGTGCGCCAGATGGGTCGGAACGGTATCTCAGCACCTTCAAGAACTATTACCGTGAGCCAGCGCGGGGTAAAGCGTAG